The nucleotide window TACGCCCTTGTCTGAAGCCGCAGTGAATGGTCACGAAGACGTGGTACGTCGGTTACTTGCAAACCGAAGACCTGATCTTCCCCCAGACGATGTTGGGGGTCGAAAAGCACTTTTGGCGGCAAAGGCTTATCAGCACGATAGGATTGTGAAGATACTGGAGAACTGGTTAACACTTTCCCCTCATTTCGAAAAAAGATCGAATGCACGAATCACGTAAGATATATCTGTTGTTTCTGCTTAAATACATGAAAAAAACCTTATGGGGGCTGAAGGCTGCTTTCCAAACATATTCCTCGCGTTCATCTTGACACAGCAGCGGACATACATTTTGAGAGAAAACTTGGTCACACGGAATTTGAGAACGGAAGTTGTACTGCGCTATGAATAGGAATGGGGAAAGTGGCATACCATGACTTAGCGTTGAACCATATATCGTGATCGCAAGTGGTACGGGACGTCAACTTGGCCGCGCAATGTGAGGTCATAGACTCTGCTCCAGGTAATATTTCCTTAATTGGAATGCCGGTCTAGAGCAACTAGCTTCGTAATATAAGAGAAAAcggctttccttttccctctgtAACCACTTGAAGATGCCTACCACTTTTGGTAAGCTTAGCTCCCACGGTTGTGCTACCCCCGGATCGTTCGAGTTGAAGCTTGTAGTTTCATACTGTGAGCAAAAATCGTCGAAGTAACACATTGCACGTCCTCCAAACTCTCATGTTCTTTCATATAGCAGGGACGTATATGGAAGTTATCGACCAAAGAGAGGCTATGATATCATTATTACAGAGTCTTATTCTACAACAATGGATGCAAGTGAATGTAGCCGGTGACTAACAGTCAGTATAGTCTGTCAAGAGCACCTGTAACAAGTATTTATTCATTCCCATAGATAGTGGCTACTGTTTCAAAACCTCAATCATCTACAAGTCCGTACGGAGCTCATCgtggcccttcttctttccgctCTTCTGGtcgttgatgatgttatcgGTAATCTTTTCAGCGAACATGACTGCAATACATTAGTGCCCCAAGTTATTGGCAGGTAGTTGGGATGTAACAGATCAAACTTACAGGCAGGGGCAAGAGGCAGACCAGGGGGCAGGAAAGGGAATGCCGAAGGATCGACAACTCGGACTGAAGAGGAGTAGACAGATTAGCCAACCGTTTTCACCTGATTATggcaaggaaaaaaaaaaaaaaaaaaaaaaaaaaaggagataGTAAGATAGTAACCTACCGTTGTCTAATCCCTTGATTGAACCCCGACTATCACAGACGGCATTCGGGTCATCCTCGCGACCCATGCGCAGGGTGGCCGCCGGGTGATGCATTGAACGGAAGCTGTTCTTCAAAGCATGCTCAACTTCAGCCCAGGTGGCGGCTTCAGGGCCCGGAGCAAACTCatcgccgatgatgatgggctcCATGGCTGGGTTTTCAAAGATCCGACGCATGTATTTGAGCGATGCAATCGACACTTCCAGATCGGTCGTGCTGGTAAGCCAGTGCGGGTGCACAACGGGCTTGTCGCTCATTTTGGTGGAGTTGAGAGTGATATTACCCACTGACATGGAAGTCATAGGAACGCCCATCAGGGAGGCGTAGTTGTAGCCATCGTCGGGGTAGTCATGGCCCAGCGGGAAGGAAACGACAATAAGTTCGGGCCAGTCCTTGGGCAAGGAACCCAGGTCTTCGAAAGCCGCGTCAGTAAACCCATATAATGTGTGATAGAAATCAAGAGCTTCTAGCACGTACCTGCTTTGGTCGACAGCGAGAAGTTTCGCAGATCGCTGGGAATATCCACAATTCCACCAAAGTCGGGACCAGGATTGGTCATCATGCCGGTGACGTTCTCTTTGAAcagatcttcttcatgccagcgtttctcatcatccaacagAATTGAGCTGGTTGGCGTTTTCACCCGATATGCGACTGCGAAGACAATGTGATCGTGCATGTTCTGGCCCACCGCATCATTTTTCAGAACTGGAGTAATGTTCAACTCTTGCAATTGTTTCTCTGGCCCAACACCTGAGACCATGAGGAGTTGCGGGGAGAGTACACCACCGCCAGCCAGAACTATTCGTTCTTCGTCTCGATGGTGAATTGCTCAATTGACCGGGGACCACCGGACTTGTTGGGAATTTCGCGGGTGACGACCACTCCCGTGGCCTTGGTCCCATCGAACTGGATCTTTTCCGCGAGGGTGTAGGTGAAGAtatcgagcttcttctttggcggCGGGGCATTCTTGACGTAGGCTGTCCAAGAGGTGCTCCGGGTGCCGTCGGtgctgttgatggtgtctAGGATCCAGCTGGAGCCAAGAAGCTCGCCATTGGCATAACTCAGGGTATGCTTGACCCCCAGAGCATCAAAGGCCTTGGCCAACCAAGTGCTGAAGGGGTGCACCCAGCGCGGGTAGGTAATCTCCAGAGGCCCAGTGCCCTTGAGGCTGGGATCATACTCGGGTGTAGCATTGGCCAAGCGCGTAGTGGAATTAGGAGGAGTAAACTTGATGGACTTGTCGAAATATTCCTCTGTGTTGGGGTAGGTCCAGGACTGATCCCCAACCTCATCGGCCCATTTTTGCATGGCTCCGTAGGTTGGACGCAGGTAACCAAAATAGGAGAAGGCATGACTGCCACCAGTCTATTTCAACGGTCAGATAAATATTGTAACAGTTCACAGAAGTAATGGCAGCCCCGGGGAGAAATACTGACCATCTTTCCACCAGTGAAGTTCAAGGCGCGGTTATTGGTTTCCTATGCAATGAAAAGTCAGTGCTCTACTGTatgatggaaagaagagattggGTCTGGGGAGAAGGGTCAATCCTCATACCGGCGTCCCGGGAATCTCCCACCAATGTTCCACATCATCGCGGGGAGGagtgttgctgttgtcaaAGAGTTCTGTGTATCCCGGAACTTGACTCAGGTTGCCTGTCCTCTCCTCATAATATCCGCCCCGCTCAACTACAGCCACATTGTAATGCTCAGCCAGGCGGCCGGCTGCGATGAGGCCAGTTACTCCGCCGCCGACTACCACGTAGTCATATGGCTCCGTCGGCTGGGGTGGGTTTTCATCCGCCTCGGGGCCCAGGTACTCCTGCAAGACCGGCCGGCGATGGTAGATATACGGGGTGGCCACCGCCGGACTGAGGCAGAGTGAGAAAAGGACGGCAGACTGCAGATGAGACCGCATCTTGCTCTAGGGCAGATTCTGATTTCTGTTCGATTGGCTGATTGACTGATCTAACAGCATTCTCCCGAAGGCCCTCTATATACATACTATCTGATGAATATCATGGTAACAGTCATGACGGATAGGGAGTGGAACAATCGCACTCGATGACGGCCTCACAGCTAGCCGGATATCGCGTCAAGGCTCCATCCGGACCAGAATGGCATACTGTCTGCGATGGAGACTCGCCaagcaggatgagaatgggAGTGTTGGCCACACGTCGTTTGGCTACTCAAGGCTGTCATCAGTAGGCCACGACTACTACTGATTTGTCACTCAAGATGCCGAGACGGGATCAGAGTATAGACTACAGAAGTCTAGATGTAACTCGCCCGTTGGCGCGCCAGTGGCGGAGCGGAAcgtggagaagcagatctTGCTCGAGATTGACAGTGAAGTCGTTCGAGTTCTGGACTAAGCTTACCCGCGGACTTGTCAACAAGTCATGGCGTCAGGGACGAGTTGGAGGTTGTGCTAGCGGATCCTCGGTACTTGTTCCGCGGAGAGGACGAGGTGGATCAGGGTTACATGACAAGAGATTCAAGGTTGCCTTCGGTCCGCTCCCGTGAGCCTAGTCGTACCTTGCCAGGTCGGCTCACCCGCGGATACATCAGTCACAAAGGGGTCTAGTCTAATCCAAGGAGGTAGAAATAGATTCATACATTTTCCAACTGTTCGAAGGAAATGAAACGTCGGCGGTATGCAACCTGAACTCAACAAACTCTCTCCCCCCAAGTGTGCCCTGAACCAGGAAGTGCTATCAAAAGACCCATACAGCGTGGATCTTCAAATGGAAGACGTCAAGAGCCTACATGTATGAATCACGGTGACATGGAGAGCTACGTGCTCGACTAGGGATTTGGGTTGACATGCCAGAAGATTTCATCACGACTGATCTTGTCATTCAGATTAGACACACTACTTCACTATTTgcaacaacagcaaacaCGCCCTTTCAGGAAGAACAGGCCCGTCAAGGTGACCTATGTAGACACAACTAATTAGGTTTTAGAGCCCAAAAGCAATGAAACACTCAAATCAAAACAAACATAGTACTTGCTTCTATGcaatccccatccacaaGTCTCTCAAATAATTTTCATCCACAGGGGGGCAAGCCACAAGATCCTTCTTTTGTGCCAGTAAGGCAATTGCCTTGCGGCAATTTAGAGCAAACATGTTATGTCCATTGAGGAAATAGTTTCGCAAAGTCTCGAGACGCAGCTGCTCATCTTCGCCGACTGCCTGCTCCAGCGCCTCGAGCCAGCCCTCCACGCTCACGGAGCGAGCACTGTGACCATCACCTCGAATGGCTGCTGCCAGGCGAGGCAGTTGGTCGAGCGAGAGGGGCTTGGGGTTGGTAATGTGGAGGACCTCTAGTCCGGCGGGTCGAGTGGTGTCGTGCACCGCGGTTAGATGGCCCAATACGTCCGCGAGATAGTTGACGGGAATGAAATCGACCACGAAAGGAACATCGGACGTGCCAGCCTGAGGGACGACCCCATGACGCACCATGTCCATAACCATACCACGCACGATGTCCTGGTCAGAGGAAGGGACGCCAGTCACGGTGTTGCCTGAGATGGCAGACGAACGGTAGATGGTGACGGGGAACCCACGCGCAGCGGCCCGCGTGAGGAGCATCTCCGTAGCCCAGCGGGTCTTGAAGTAGCCATTGTCAACGGTCGCAGGAGGAGCGAAATGGATGGGACTAATTTCGTCGACTTGGATGCTGGAGAAATTACGCTGCGACTGCTCCCAGGATTGCAGATGGGGAACACTCCAGGTGGACAGGTAATGAATACGGCTGCCCCGGGCCCCCAGATTAGCCAGCTCGATGAGGGTAAGCGCTGAAGTCGTATTGAGGTGCTTGAGATCATGGTATGTCTTGAGCAGCGACACCTCGGAGGCCAGATGGTATATCGCATGAATAGAGATGGCAAGGCGTTGGAAGTCGGCGGCAGCGAGGCCAAAGTGGGATTCATGTGCCAGGAATCCGGGAACGACTTGAATGCCTGTCAGGATGCGCTCCGGAGTGAGGGCCCCATTGAGCAGCTTGTACTCCATGAACTTCTGGAAAATCTGTCCATGATCGAGCGGAGCATAGCTGCCCAGCACGTAAACAGTCACACCGGGCCGCTGGGTAAGGAGATGGGCTAGTAGATGGACACCCGAGAAGCTATCGGCACCGGTCAGTAGGAGGTTGGTCACGGCtgcaggaggatgagattcGGAAGGATGGAAGCGATCATCCATGGGAAGAGTTGTCTCTGCAATCCAGTCAATGGCTTCTGCGCCGTGACTGCTCATGGCCTTCTTTGCCTTGGCCTTTTTGTCGTCGTTCTTCGTCTCTTCTTCGCTGGGGACGTCTGCTCCACCGAGCTGTCGGTCGATCAAATCGGCAATGCGCTTGGGGGTAGGTTCTTGAATCATGTCCTGCAGGCTTAGCGTCACTTGGTATTCCCTTCTGAGTCTGCCCTGTAGACGTAGGAAAAGCAGACTCTGGCCTCCcatctggaagaagtggCTGGTGGGGTCAGGCGGCGCGTCTAGCTTTAATATGGCCTGCCACGCACGGCGGACCGCGTCGAGAGTCTCTGCCCTGCCCTTTTGTGGTGCCGATTGCTTTTTCTGGCCAGAGGCTGTCGGgttggcggaagaggagactGGACTGTCCGCTGCTTTTTGGATCGGACGTGTCAACTCAACCGGGCATGTAAGTAGACTACGTCGGTCGGTTTTAccactggtggtggttggaaGAGCGTCGAGGAACTGGTAGGCACTGGGCAGCATGTAGTCGTTCAAGGAACTCTTGGCCCGTGCCTGCAGGAGCACAGCATATGCGGCCTTGTCATGGCTGGTCGACAGGGGTTTCTTGGGCACGATGAAGGCTATCAGTTGCCGATCATCCGTTAAGGAAGCTGGGTCCTCGTCCTCCGTTCGGGCTACAACAGCCAGATCAACGATACCCTGTCCCTCAGAGGTAAAGGATTCGCGATGCAGAACATGTTCGATCTCCCCGAGATCAATGCGCAGCCCGCGCAGCTTGACC belongs to Aspergillus luchuensis IFO 4308 DNA, chromosome 3, nearly complete sequence and includes:
- a CDS encoding uncharacterized protein (COG:E;~EggNog:ENOG410PJ5E;~InterPro:IPR007867,IPR012132,IPR000172,IPR036188;~antiSMASH:Cluster_3.10;~go_function: GO:0016614 - oxidoreductase activity, acting on CH-OH group of donors [Evidence IEA];~go_function: GO:0050660 - flavin adenine dinucleotide binding [Evidence IEA];~go_process: GO:0055114 - oxidation-reduction process [Evidence IEA]) yields the protein MVSGVGPEKQLQELNITPVLKNDAVGQNMHDHIVFAVAYRVKTPTSSILLDDEKRWHEEDLFKENVTGMMTNPGPDFGGIVDIPSDLRNFSLSTKADLGSLPKDWPELIVVSFPLGHDYPDDGYNYASLMGVPMTSMSVGNITLNSTKMSDKPVVHPHWLTSTTDLEVSIASLKYMRRIFENPAMEPIIIGDEFAPGPEAATWAEVEHALKNSFLMFAEKITDNIINDQKSGKKKGHDELRTDL
- a CDS encoding uncharacterized protein (COG:E;~EggNog:ENOG410PJ5E;~InterPro:IPR012132,IPR000172,IPR036188;~PFAM:PF00732;~SECRETED:SignalP(1-20);~antiSMASH:Cluster_3.10;~go_function: GO:0016614 - oxidoreductase activity, acting on CH-OH group of donors [Evidence IEA];~go_function: GO:0050660 - flavin adenine dinucleotide binding [Evidence IEA];~go_process: GO:0055114 - oxidation-reduction process [Evidence IEA]), translated to MRSHLQSAVLFSLCLSPAVATPYIYHRRPVLQEYLGPEADENPPQPTEPYDYVVVGGGVTGLIAAGRLAEHYNVAVVERGGYYEERTGNLSQVPGYTELFDNSNTPPRDDVEHWWEIPGTPETNNRALNFTGGKMTGGSHAFSYFGYLRPTYGAMQKWADEVGDQSWTYPNTEEYFDKSIKFTPPNSTTRLANATPEYDPSLKGTGPLEITYPRWVHPFSTWLAKAFDALGVKHTLSYANGELLGSSWILDTINSTDGTRSTSWTAYVKNAPPPKKKLDIFTYTLAEKIQFDGTKATGVVVTREIPNKSGGPRSIEQFTIETKNE